A part of Uloborus diversus isolate 005 chromosome 6, Udiv.v.3.1, whole genome shotgun sequence genomic DNA contains:
- the LOC129223923 gene encoding hemicentin-2-like, whose amino-acid sequence MRKRLHLKYSLIGTLLLVILSTHSVLPEVFLEAMVDSSAKMPCNVLQKKDDTVEFIFWYKNDGVTALYTLDARSRPLGEASHIRNETYSDRVQFYITAETPYLQLDYLREEDSGNYFCRVDYQWSATELTKVNLIVVVPPKKLIIRDDSGQEVRELAGPYREKSDISLSCEAQKGFPPPNVTWWRDGKLWDNTFQKYASGVVNDLKLMNLSRSDIYATFYCKAQNTRLMEPVLRSVILDMYLYPQRVSIINRPTSISAGKRLEFKCESWGSRPPAKIFWKLNGTMLSDHTETVQDNVTSSILRLFPKLRHHKLVLSCTAENPKMFGSGMIDNRVLNITYVPQVSLRLIKEEADRQPKEDDYLRLVCEIDANPLVLKIGWLFQDLPLSHNQSRTDIVSGNTLVFKRLTRRNRGRYRCYATNAEGRGMSQELTLNISHAPVCKENQQITYVVGLNESVTVRCEVEAVPPDVTFKWEFSNTVHKHYNLQHTNDRVVSLATYRPVTSADYGTLFCWANNSIGHQQSSCFFTVIAPACKLDSTKVNASSLSRDGSENIWPHSVTTAVVIVASSVVIVIAVCAIYFRRIYLEKKQRPMRQILDERVSICSRVQCHSSGQQLHILIAK is encoded by the exons TTCTTCCCGAGGTATTTCTTGAAGCCATGGTAGACAGCAGCGCCAAAATGCCTTGCAACGTTCTTCAGAAGAAAGACGACACCGTCGAGTTCATCTTTTGGTACAAGAACGATGGCGTCACTGCTCTGTACACGCTGGACGCTCGAAGTCGCCCTCTTGGCGAAGCATCTCACATTCGAAACGAAACTTACAGTGATCGAGTGCAATTTTATATTACCGCTGAAACGCCTTATCTACAGCTGGACTACCTCAGGGAAGAAGACAGTGGGAATTACTTCTGCCGTGTTGATTATCAGTGGTCAGCGACGGAGCTTACGAAAGTCAATCTAATTGTTGTTG tgcCTCCAAAAAAACTAATTATCAGAGATGATTCAGGTCAAGAGGTTCGAGAGTTAGCTGGGCCTTATCGGGAAAAATCTGATATATCTTTATCTTGTGAAGCACAGAAAG GTTTTCCACCACCTAATGTTACTTGGTGGAGGGATGGTAAGCTATGGGACAACACTTTCCAAAAATACGCAAGTGGAGTTGTCAACGATTTGAAGTTGATGAATCTTAGCCGATCGGATATCTATGCAACATTTTATTGCAAAGCTCAAAACACTCGGCTAATGGAACCAGTTCTGCGAAGTGTCATCTTAGATATGTACC tttatccTCAAAGAGTCAGCATCATCAACAGGCCGACGTCTATATCAGCTGGTAAGCGGCTGGAGTTCAAATGTGAATCGTGGGGATCTCGACCTCCGGCAAAGATATTTTGGAAACTGAATGGGACCATGTTGTCCGACCATACTGAAACCGTCCAAGACAACGTAACCTCCTCCATTCTTCGTCTTTTTCCGAAATTACGCCATCACAAGTTGGTTCTTTCATGTACTGCAGAAAATCCAAAAATGTTCGGCAGTGGCATGATTGATAACAGAGTGCTCAATATCACAT ACGTACCTCAAGTGTCTCTTCGCCTCATTAAGGAGGAAGCTGACCGTCAACCAAAAGAAGACGACTATTTACGCTTGGTCTGTGAAATCGATGCCAATCCTCTCGTGCTAAAAATTGGATGGCTATTCCAAGACTTGCCTTTATCTCATAATCAATCTAGAACTGATATCGTCAGTGGCAACACACTAGTGTTCAAGAGACTTACCAGAAGGAATCGAGGACGATACAGGTGTTATGCCACCAATGCAGAAGGCAGAGGAATGAGTCAAGAACTAACGCTTAACATAAGTC aTGCTCCCGTGTGTAAAGAAAACCAACAAATCACGTATGTTGTTGGTCTGAACGAAAGCGTGACTGTGCGATGCGAAGTTGAAGCTGTCCCACCGGACGTAACATTCAAGTGGGAGTTCAGCAACACAGTTCACAAGCACTACAACCTCCAACATACCAACGATCGAGTGGTGAGTCTCGCTACTTACAGACCGGTCACGTCAGCTGACTATGGCACTCTCTTCTGTTGGGCCAATAATAGCATAGGACACCAGCAATCGTCTTGCTTTTTTACCGTGATTGCGCCGG CGTGCAAATTGGACAGCACAAAAGTGAATGCCTCTAGCCTTTCAAGag ATGGAAGTGAGAACATTTGGCCACATTCCGTGACCACTGCAGTTGTGATAGTGGCTTCATCTGTCGTTATTGTTATTGCTGTTTGTGCAATCTATTTTCGAAGGATATATTTGGAGAAAAAGCAAAGACCGATGAGG CAAATTCTAGACGAACGAGTTAGCATTTGCAGCAGAGTTCAATGTCACAGCAGTGGGCAACAACTGCACATTCTCATAGCAAAATGA